The region GTTTGTGTATGAGGATAGGATACTGGATGAGACCATGgccatttaaaaagattttaaaatttactattcTTCCTCAATGGGTGATTGCTTCGAATCCATTGGTTCTAAgggctcttatttttttttaaaagtattttcatgtTCAAGCTTGACAAATAGCTGAATATTATATTAACATGGACTGGATAgtcaatatttttcatatatttagaaAGTGGATTAAATGTTCATTGTATATTTATTATGGAACTAAAGTATGAATGTTATAGAAGATTTTGCATTTCCCACAGCTTTTTTGAATGCACCTTTGACCTCCTTGTTCCTCAGGCTATAGACCAGAGGGTTCAGCATGGGGATGACCATGGTGTAGAACACGGATGCCATCTTGTCAGTGCCCATGGTGTGACTGGAGCTGGGCTGTAAGTACATGAAGATGACTGTCCCATAGAAGATGGAGACTGCAGTGAGGTGGGACGCACAGGTGGAAAAGGCCTTCTGGCGTCCTTCAGATGAATGCATCTTCAGAATAGTGATGAATATAAGTAGGTAGGAGATTGTGATGACCACAAtagagaagagggcattgaaaCCCACCACGAAGAAAATCACCATCTCACTGACAGAGGTGTCTGAGCATGAGATGGATAGGAGAGGAGGGGCATCACAGAAGAAGTGATCTATAACATTGCACTTGCAGAAAGAGAGCCTGAAAATGTTCCCAGTGTGGATGGAAGAATTCAGGAAGCCACAGACATAGGAACCTATGGTCAGACAAGCACATGTgtttctggtcatggtggtggtgtaATGCAGAGGCTTACACACTGCTGCATAGCGGTCATAAGCCATGGCAGCCAGGAGGAAACTTTCTGTCGTTATAAAGCCCACAAAGAAGAAGAACTGGGTGCCACAAGCATTGTGGGATATGATTTTGTCTGTTGAAAGGAGACCTGCCATTACTTTGGGAGTGACAGATGAAGAATAACCAAAGTCCACCAGAGATAGGTGACTGAGAAAAAGGTACATGGGGGTGTGGAGGTGTGAGTCCAGCAGAATTAACCCTATCATGCCCAGGTTCCCAAGCACAGTGCTGAGATAGATGAGAAGGAAGACAATGAAGAGTGGTACCTGGAGCTCTGGGTCATCGGTTAAGCCTGCAAGAACGAACTCACTCACAGCTGTACTGTTCTCCATTGGGGCGTTTGTGGCTCCCCTGTAGCAAAGAGAAATGAGATCAGAATGAGAATGGAGAGGAAACTGCTGATCCATGTTTCTTGTCCTCCCCATGCC is a window of Acomys russatus chromosome 5, mAcoRus1.1, whole genome shotgun sequence DNA encoding:
- the LOC127189830 gene encoding olfactory receptor 5B12-like, with the translated sequence MENSTAVSEFVLAGLTDDPELQVPLFIVFLLIYLSTVLGNLGMIGLILLDSHLHTPMYLFLSHLSLVDFGYSSSVTPKVMAGLLSTDKIISHNACGTQFFFFVGFITTESFLLAAMAYDRYAAVCKPLHYTTTMTRNTCACLTIGSYVCGFLNSSIHTGNIFRLSFCKCNVIDHFFCDAPPLLSISCSDTSVSEMVIFFVVGFNALFSIVVITISYLLIFITILKMHSSEGRQKAFSTCASHLTAVSIFYGTVIFMYLQPSSSHTMGTDKMASVFYTMVIPMLNPLVYSLRNKEVKGAFKKAVGNAKSSITFIL